The genomic region ttgcttgcgatttgttttgcaccctctcccgtggactcgattatatttctaacgctaactcggcttgtagttgtgattatttttgagaatttcagtttcgccctattcacccccccctctaggcgactatcacgttgcaagtgggagggccccgcttgtcattgactgttgctattctagcaaagagaaggtgtgttttcggacctttggcttagggccttcgtccatatcacaatctgaatttatcatcctaacaaattaatattgtgaggggttactgttgggggccttcggcttccgaaggtcctcaaaaacgtgatttaacgatgtttctggagtataatacatgagcaggtacctttggacttgagtcaaaatcacagtgtgaagaagcacaagggaaacgaaggatggaacagagccgaagctgtgcgcaagggagcttcggcatgatgacagaaaAAAGGAAacggacttaaaggggaaaaggctatctagaccccgatgaattactatagaattattagcaaatgtaaagggcctgggtgtaattttatatgggctgcgtcccgtgcctataaatagatgaacagtactcccgtattgttcacgctgactgggtatttgcttttgcgtcacacttttaCTTTTaccttccttcaagccgaaggtacttttgtaacttgttattatttttatttttccttaataatgaaatagaaatgatttgATGATAATTAATAACTGTTGGTATTATCTTTTATATCCCATATGTTTTTTTCCTCGTTTATATGTTgctttgacgaaggtacgtccttcacaaccttcgtccgaaaatcattatctctcaaagggatataatgcttcgaaggacgaaggactttaacgtttaacattctctgtgttgccttgttcttaactcatagcatttgagaacaagtccccaacaaaggtAATGCTCCTCTTCTTTTAGTATTGAACATCCCTAATGTTTTTTATCACTTGGCATAAGTAATATGGCGATTGATGTTTCAGATGATGAATCTGATGAGGAGGTTCCACAGGCTATTTCATTATTCCCAAACGCAGATGGTATATATCCTTGTTCTACATAACATTTTTGTTTAAGAGTTAATATTGCATTTCTCTCTGTGCATTATGACTGCTTCATAGATACACATATTTAGTTTATGGTGCTATTTATCTCATATCCTCATTGTATATGTGACTGAACTCACCAGATTAGATAATATATGACCTCCCACTTGAATCCTTGAAACACTCGATTAACATTTTTTACATTCAGATGATAAAAGTGAAGGAAGTAAATGTGGTGTGAAGAAGCCTGCTGCTACAAAATCCCCTAAACCAAAAGTTAGCTTGGAGGAAACAAAGGATTGTGGCACTAACGACGATGAAAGTGACGAAGACTTTGTTGATTCAGAAGAGGGTGAATCAGATGATGACGAGGTTGGTATGGTATAAGTGATGAATCATGATTGATATCATTTCCTCCATGTTTCAGTTCTCTCATTCCTCTAGATTATTTTATTGTGATACTGGTATAAGGAACTGAGTGAACAGACAAAGTATAGGTCATTTTGTTGTATTACTTAAGATAACCTAGGTAATCAAATATTGTTGACCAGATTTCTTATGTAAACGATTATACTTTTTTCCTTGGGTTGATTATATATACTACTATTGGTTTGAGTCTGCTATCCATTTCCTGAGCGTTGTACCTTTTTCAACCTGAAACTGGGCATTATTCCTCTAAGTGCGCGATGCATTTCTACAAGCAGACATAAGGCGCCCTTACGGGCACCCTATCGGGACACCGctcagttgcttcatcttcagatCCGGTTTGTTTTTCACTACTGCAAATCATCTCAGTGGTGTTGATTCGTAGAAGAACATGAAACTGAAGAATGCCGAATTTCCTGCTCGTAATCCAGACAGCACATCTCACCACAATCAATCCTGGAGATGCCATGAAGGTTTGTGAGCATGTTACCATCAGGTTCCTTAAAACCTGAACTGATTCCGAGCGCTCTCCGCGTTCGGCGGCTGTTCCGCCTGTCTCGCACCGACCCGTGGCGGACCCGAATTTATTATCAAATTGTGTTGAGCTATGCTCAGGTCCGCTCCCCACGACCTCTCTCTCCCCCACCTGCTTCCCACTCCCACTGTCCCACGCCGCCTCCCGCTTCCCCTCGCGCTCGCTGGCGGCTTAAGCGTCTACCGGCGGCCTGCTTGGTCCCCACCACCGTCACGGACACACGGCTCCACGTTCAGGTGAGTCTCCATCCTTTCCTCCTCTCCCCACACCTGACCCCGCTTCCCCTCAATCCTGGTCGCCGGCTCGCTAGGGTTACTTCACAGCCACCCGCGCGCGGATCATCGCCTCCCTCGCTCCATCTTTCCCATGTGTTTGCTTCCTCCCGCTCTTGGGCCCCTCGCGCGCTACCTTGGCATCCCGTAGATAGCCGGGGCGGCGGTGGCAAGCCAGTGAGCCGTGACGGCCTGGATTCGGGGCGGCCTGGGTGCCGGTGTTCGAAGAAGGTGACCTCCGTCTTCCCTGTGAGGCCACGTTCCCGGCCCAGTGGAGGCGCAACATCCTGGAGGACGCGTTGGCGCAGGTGACATGGCATATTGGGGGTCTTCTTGGGGCGCACCTATCTACAGTCTAGCTCGATGTTTGGTATAGGCAGGGATGGTTAGTTTCTGGCCGTCGCCTACTCACGCACATAACTGTAGGGTTGGATGTCTCCATCCTGGTGATGTCAGAGTACTTGAAGTTGTATATGACCCTAGATTGGATGTTAGGGGTCATATTGATTGTGTGTTGtatttctgtcacacccggattttaggggtccaaaacccgggtgcgaacataatcactaggtgtgctgggaccaagtctcacacatatgatgattcatggcacaggatcgaatgtcacatctttactacataataggagttctgtacaaaataaataaataattacattataaggagacaacggtccagcaacccaaagttgactgggagacgacgacctagatctctctcacgaactcatcacatcatcctccatgcgcctcatcctgcggtacctgttcttgacttgtgtggggggggggtgtgagacagcaagagtgagctcacatacgttcatcgctcaacaagttgtggggaataatgtgcatgaactcgccaaaggtgggagctcacgtgaagtgtaaggcttaccaaagaggatggttagagctgagcattgcttttaaagttggtcaaaattttattagcaattactaagtataagtaaataccaacccaattaagtagtagaacaaaagtaacaacatcacctgcgatgcaatgcatatgacaaattgaatttagttccataaattaatcatcagagtcctgagctgctcatgaccgtgagctcggctagtataccagttttacactctgcagaggtggtaccctttacccacaagtcatgttacccatctgccgagggatcgcgacttcccatacacctctaccgaggaggcgaggcagggtaacactacgaggcctttacaaagttccactagcttcagaaaacccgctacagtttatgggaagctccaatgcagggttcttgcctgaccgccatcgcagcaaaatcaagcaaggacctccctacactgaccacccccctactgcccttgcccctttcgggtaaggtagtcctccactagctttcctaattaatcagccaagggcgtccataaacccttgtggtggcacgtgtttctcaagttaagctctatgttccaattaacattaatgatcttgacatgaacagtaaataacaacggataacaaaaagcataatcatgaataatgtgtatctcaatgcccaaaaccacatatagcactagcaagtactacccaaaaagttcagtggtaaacaaggcataaagatagacaaactagggtaatctattaggtcccatcaaaattaacctatgcagatcattatgattaattagaacatgagtgggtaaaagaagtgatcaagggcacaacttgcctgggacttgagattccaggtaccaggatgatcttcaggtgacacgtgtcctcactgctaaacgtagcaatacagacaaacatggtatatacaaaattaacatcacaccaaacataagaataaactacgtaataataatctacgcgttgctacaagatcgtagaaacaagaaccactaaattcagagctacggatattgagttatgaatttctgaaatcatttagcacctagaatagattaattcaattgagcaattttaattcaagtttcatggttaaacaaaggcactaaatgataaaggataatattataaaattttaggaactggaatgaggtaatttggagttcatataaattttctatgaattaactaagttctaggaattgtttttgtattaaaaatacatttgctaattcatttatacatttTAAACGGGTTCTGGACTGGGCGACATTTTCTAGAGAGTGCAGGGGTTCTGGCGTAAGTTTACCGAGACACAACGAATAGTACTCAGAGGACCGCGGGTTGTTTTTGAATAATCCTaggggctctttagaaaaatAACCGCGGCGAAGGGGTAGGAGCTAACACCAGCCGCCAGATCAAAATCCTAGGGTTAGGATTAGATTCTGACCCACCCGAAACGGTACGCGATCCCGGCCGCAAGATCCTAATCCTACGGTCACGATTTTATGAAATGAGATCCAACAAGATCCGCCGGTTAACAGATCAGTGGCCCAGATCGATCCCGCGAAAGGGTACTCTCCCGTCTAATCTGGAGCGTCCACTCCACGATCAACGATTGGCTTCATTCTTCCCCAACCGGATGCCCTGTAGCGGCAGCGCCCCCAAGCTAACGGCGGCGTAGACGCCGGTGACTGCGATTCACGCGCCCCGATGCCCGATTCTTAATACCGATAGGTCCCAAACGAAGATTAGGCTACCGCCAATTGTTTTAATGAGTTTCTTACCTGTCACAGCAACTGGAAGAGGGCAGCCCGCGTGACCCGACGGCTTCACCACGGATCTGTGGCTCCGACGAGAAATCGAGCTCTCCCCACGCGAGCAATCGGCATGGGACGCCCACCGCTACCCACGATGCCACCGGTTTCGCCCGACGCTTCGACCCAGGCGGATCGACGACATGCCCAGAGCAGCGGACGCAGCACGAATCAATGGCGACAACGGATCACAGCACGGCTCCACGCTAACCCAGCCCGCGTGGTGACTACAGCGAGGATAGAATTCTAGACCCAGGGTTGAGTGTTGGGTGCACTTGGGAATTAATATCACCCGCGGCGTGGAAGGGGAGAGTCCAGTCACGGCGCCCCCAACCACCCGACGAGTTTCACGGCGGGGAGCAGCCCATGGCAACGTGCGGAGCGGCGGTCATCTATGTCTCCGGTGACCAATTTGCTGCTCCAGTAGACGATTCCCCCCCAACAGTCGCGCGCGCACCACCGGTGATGCAGTGAGACTCCCAGCGACGACCCAGAGGTCTTGCGTTGCAGCCGAGCTCGATTCCGTGAGCGCAGTTCACCAACGACTTCTTCCTCTCCGCGCACACTGCTGAACGATTGCCCGGGCGGTGATACGGGGCGGATGAGGGGAAAAGCTCCGTCTAAATAGCCGCATGGAGCCCCATCCCACGGCGACCCGGACAGCGAGGGAGGTAGTAGATGGGGCGCGCGGTGTTGGCACGCCAGGCGTCGGGTCTGAGAGCAGAGAGGGGGCGCGCGTGTTCTAGAGATGGCgttcagcgcaccgagctgcaggAGGAGGAAGCCGCATAGCATCGGCTTTTATGCACAGGAGGGGCAAGTCCGAGTGAATGTTGCTGGTTCACGGCGAGAAATCCGGGCGGAGTTTGGTTGAGGCGCCCGTGGAAGTCGTACATTTGGTTGGAGATCGTTTAGGGGAAGAAGATAATACTGTCAGCTGGGACCCACGCGCAGGAGACCAGGTGGGCAGTGGGCTGCGCGGAGTGGTAAGTGGGCCGAGCAGAGGAAAACCGGCCCAGGTGGTTGTTTTGTTTGTTCTTTTTTTTTCTGATTTTATTTTCCTTTCCAAATTTAAGActccaattcaaattcaaattctgtTTGAACTTAAGGTTTCCCAATATTCAATAAAAATACTCATATGAAGATAACGcctattatttatttataatatatatatatttatagtgtatatattttttccttttttctatttTCAAACTCTACTTTTCAAacttaacttgtctcaaaatttgAGTACGATTGCACCAATACAAGAATTCCAGCATGATATGCatttttctatatttatttatttgttatttgactaCTTTACTTCTCTTAAGTGTGTATGCACAAAAAGGAAATTAAATAATTTAAAAAAACGCTTTCATGAAAAatacatgtatttatttattttattatttttccttatacacattttgggctttacaaatcctacccccttaatagaaatctcgtccccgagatttgtaagaaaagggatacagaaggattggtttgtaatttagtttttttagtctataattggttcaaaaatccaTAGACTTTTTTTATAGTCGATTGTGGGTGATTGGGAGAGCATAGGTATTCAACTACTTATTATGTGGGATAAAAGATGGATAGGTTAGGACAAGAATAGGCAGaggtaagaaagtttatggtgacAAAGAACTCTGTGCTGGGTGGTAATGTATTTGAAGGTTGAGTTTGACTTctatccttccttgatttgatgaggtcgatcatcttcGATTTCGTTCTGGAAGTTGTTATCCgaattagggacatgtagttaaGACAAAGTAGTAGGTGGAGCAGCTAGTTTAGTAGGTGGCTATGAGATTAGTCAGAATCTGGTTGGGttgttttgcttctgaatggtttggataggttatgtaacctatGATGTATGTCAAATTGTTGGGTATGGCCTGAGTTAATCccagtcaccaatttaggcttaagtgaGTTAGGAGTATGCCTTGTCTTCTGTACcggcattaagtaactcactctagattagatcatattagattaaatagcatctagattagattggatatgactagattagactagtttaggttagatagatctactaggGTAGGACATATATTATGAGGATATgttaggatcttttgagataGAATGGatatatgagtgtaggatagaatcttttaagatgagatggatattgttaggctagatactttaatgattgATAATCTAGTTTACCTAGTtacttttataagcatttttttataTATGtagatgtagatgtaattgtggacattactccacaactcatcacactcaatcaaagatccaaatcagacatgtatcacaagaacaaacaatcaagcatataaatacttataagaatagttttttttgttcctaagagtaggtctcctattcttaaaggtcattttaggtacaggattttaaagtgcgaaatccacttttgtctttagaagagaaaatgtaagagtaatcagagtaaagcggaaatagatgagaaaagattaaaaaAAGTTTAGATAGAATCAGAGTGGCAAAGGTAaggaagtattggttgtccagttctatctaggtttcatcctacagtcaacattgctctgataccacttctgtcacacccggattttaggggtccaaaacccgggtgcgaacataatcactaggtgtgctgggaccaagtctcacacatatgatgattcatggcacaggatcgaatgtcacatctttactacataataggagttctgtacaaaataaataaataattacattataaggagacaacggtccagcaacccaaagttgactgggagacgacggcctagatctctctcacgaactcatcgcagcatcctccatgcgcctcatcctgcggtacctgttcttgacctgtgtggggggggtgtgagacagcaagagtgagctcacatacgttcatcgctcaacaagttgtggggaataatgtgcatgaactcgctaaaggtgggagctcacgtgaagtgtaaggcttaccaaagaggatggttagagctgagcattgcttttaaagttggtcaaaattttattagcaattactaagtataagtaaataccaacccaattaagtagtagaacaaaagtaacaacatcacctgctatgcaatgcatatgacaaattgaatttagttccataaattaatcatcagagagtcctgagctgctcatgaccgtgagctcggctagtataccagttttacactctgcagaggtggtaccctttacccataagtcatgttacccatctgccgagggatcgcgacttcccatacacctctaccgaggaggcgaggcagggtaacactacgaggcctttacaaagttccactagcttcagaaaacccgctacagtttatgggaagctccaatgcagggttcttgcctgaccgccatcgcagcaaaatcaagcaaggacctccctacactgaccacccccctactgcccttgcccctttcgggtaaggtagtcctccactagctttcctaattaatcagccaagggcgtccataaacccttgtggtggcacgtgtttctcaagttaagctctatgttccaattaacattaatgatcttgacatgaacagtaaataacaacggataacaaaaagcataatcatgaataatgtgtatctcaatgcccaaaaccacatatagcactagcaagtactacccaaaaagttcagtggtaaacaaggcataaagatagacaaactagggtaatctattaggtcccatcaaaattaacctatgcagatcattatgattaattagaacatgagtgggtaaaagaagtgatgaagggcacaacttgcctgtgacttgagattccaggtaccaggatgatcttcaggtgacacgtgtcctcactgctaaacgtagcaatacagacaaacatggtatatacaaaattaacatcacaccaaacataagaataaactacgtaataataatctacgcgttgctacaagatcgtagaaacaagaaccactaaattcagagctacggatattgagttatgaatttctgaaatcatttagcacctagaatagattaattcaattgagcaattttaattcaagtttcatggttaaacaaaggcactaaatgataaaggataatattataaaattttaggaactagaatgaggtaatttggagttcatataaattttctatgaattaactaatttctaggaattgtttttgtattaaaaatacatttgctaattcatttatacatttTAAACGGGTTCTGGACTGGGCGACATTTTCCAGAGAGTGCAGGGGTTCTGGCGTAAGTTTACCGAGACACAACGAATAGTACTCAGAGGACCGCGGGTTGTTTTTGAATAATCCTaggggctctttagaaaaatAACCGCGGCGAAGGGGTAGGAGCTAACACCAGCTGCCAGATCAAAATCCTAGGGTTAGGATTAGATTCTGACCCACCCGAAACGGTACGCGATCCTGGCCGCAAGATCCTAATCCTACGGTCACGATTTTATGAAATGAGATCCAACAAGATCCGCCGGTTAACAGATCAGTGGCCCAGATCGATCCCGCGAAAGGGTACTCTCCCGTCTAATCTGGAGCGTCCACTCCACGATCAACGATTGGCTTCATTCTTCCCCAACCGGATGCCCTGTAGCGGCAGCGCCCCCAAGCTAACGGCGGCGCAGACGCCGGTGACTGCGATTCACGCGCCCCGATGCCCGATTCTTAATACTCATAGGTCCCAAACGAAGATTAGGCTACCGCCAATTGTTTTAATGAGTTTCTTACCTGTTACAGCAACTGGAAGAGGGCAGCCCGCGTGACCCGACGGCTTCACCACGGATCTGTGGCTCCGACGAGAAATCGAGCTCTCCCCACGCGAGCAATCGACATGGGACGCCCACCGCTACCCACGATGCCACCGGTTTCGCCCGACGCTTCGACCCAGGCGGATCGACGACATGCCCAGAGCAGCGGACACAGCACGAATCAATGGCGACAGCGGATCACAGCACGGCTCCACGCTAACCCAGCCCCGTGGTGACTACAGCGAGGATAGAATTCTAGACCCAGGGTTGAGGGTTGGGTGCACTGGGGAATTTATATCACCCACGGTTTGGAAGGGGAGAGTCCAGTCACGGCGCCCCCAACCACCCGACGAGTTTCACGGCGGGGAGCAGCCCATGCCGACGTGCGGAGCGGCGGTCATCTATGTCTCCGGTGACCAATTTGCTGCTCCAGTAGACGATTTCCCCCCCCAACAGTCGCGTGCGCACCATCGGTGATGCAGTGAGACTCCCAGCGACGACCTAGAGGTCTTGCGTTGCAGCCGAGCTCGATTCCGTGAGCGCAGTTCACCAACGACTTCTTCCTCTCCGCGCACACTGGTGAACGATTGCCCGGGCGGTGGTACGGGGCGGATGAGGGGTAAAGCTCCGTCTAAATAGCCGCATGGAGCCCCATCCCACGGCGACCCGGACAGCGAGGGAGGTAGTAGATGGGGCGCGCGGTGTTGGCACGCCAGGCGTCGGGTCTGAGAGCAGAGAGGGGGCGCGCGTGTTCTAGAGATGGCGTTCAGCGCACCGGGCTGCAGGAGGAGGAAGCCGCATAGCATCGGCTTTTATGCACAGGAGGGGCAAGTCCGAGTGAATGTTGCTGGTTCACGGCGAGAAATCCGGGCGGAGTTTGGTTGAGGCGCCCGTGGAAGTCGCACATTTGGTTGGAGATCGTTTAGGGGAAGAAGATAACACCGTCAGCTGGGACCCACGCGCAGGAGACCAGGTGGGCAGTGGGCTGCGCGGAGTGGTAAGTGGGCCGAGCAGAGGAAAACCGGCCCATGTGGTTGTTTCGTTTGTTCTTTTTTTTCTGATTTTATTTTCCTTTCCAAATTTAAGActccaattcaaattcaaattctgtTTGAACTTAAGGTTTCCCAATATTCAATAAAAATACTCATATGAAGATAACGcctattatttatttataatatatatatatatatagtgtatatatttttttcctttttttctattTTCAAACTCTACTTTTCAAacttaacttgtctcaaaatttgAGTACGATTGCACCAATACAAGAATTCCAGCATGATATGCatttttctatatttatttatttgttatttgactaCTTTACTTCTCTTAAGTGCGTATGCACAAAAAGGAAATTAAATAATTTAAAAAAACGCTTTCATGAAAAATACATGTATttatttatattattatttttccttatacacattttgggctttacaatttCCTCGGAGAGGGGAAATGTATGATTTCTATTCTGAAGCTAAAAAATACTATCTCAGAACGTGGCTTTCAATTTCTCTGTCCATGCCTATGAAGCAACCTGTCTACTGAATTGAGACACTATATTTGTCTTTGTTAGCAATGATATCCATATTATGTTAATATCCAGTTGTGTAGCTTACAGTTAGCC from Zea mays cultivar B73 chromosome 6, Zm-B73-REFERENCE-NAM-5.0, whole genome shotgun sequence harbors:
- the LOC103630986 gene encoding uncharacterized protein, whose product is MAIDVSDDESDEEVPQAISLFPNADDDKSEGSKCGVKKPAATKSPKPKVSLEETKDCGTNDDESDEDFVDSEEGESDDDEVGMV